A window of the Brassica oleracea var. oleracea cultivar TO1000 chromosome C1, BOL, whole genome shotgun sequence genome harbors these coding sequences:
- the LOC106332871 gene encoding glutathione S-transferase T3-like codes for MDPFSQPGSFQNLLNSQQPNTSFSFVTPSIELSSSDASVFGTQWAEDANEEEHVVSDRKERRKWSPTEDLVLISAWLNTSKDPVVGNEHKAISFWIRIAAYVASSPKLSALQKREPSHCKQAKSSGMNEDDVLKMAHEIFFNDYKHKFTLEHAWLELRHDKKWCGASSTKDKLVIGRTMNVVNLDHAAEFFNYPVAMKSDWDSSIRKCQHSPWSW; via the exons ATGGATCCATTTAGTCAACCTGGTAGCTTTCAAAACCTCTTAAACAGTCAACAACCAAACACCTCATTCTCCTTTGTCACTCCTAGTATAGAACTCTCTTCATCGGATGCCTCTGTGTTCGGTACACAATGGGCTGAAGATGCAAACGAAGAAGAACATGTTGTCTCTGACCGTAAAGAAAGAAGGAAGTGGTCACCAACTGAAGATCTCGTTCTCATCAGTGCTTGGTTGAACACCTCCAAGGATCCTGTGGTGGGGAATGAGCATAAGGCAATTTCGTTTTGGATACGGATTGCAGCCTATGTTGCATCAAGTCCAAAGCTTTCTGCTTTGCAAAAGAGGGAGCCAAGTCACTGTAAACAAG CTAAATCCAGTGGGATGAATGAGGATGATGTTTTGAAGATGGCGCATGAGATATTCTTCAATGACTACAAGCACAAGTTTACACTCGAGCATGCCTGGTTGGAGCTTCGCCATGATAAAAAATGGTGTGGAGCTTCTTCTACTAAAGACAAG CTCGTTATCGGGAGAACAATGAATGTTGTTAACTTGGATCATGCTGCTGAATTCTTCAACTATCCTGTGGCTATGAAATCTGACTGGGACAGCTCGATACGGAAGTGTCAACACTCACCTTGGAGTTGGTAA